In Thermodesulfobacteriota bacterium, the genomic stretch GACCTCTTTTACGACCTCGGCGCCTGTTATTATTCCCTGGACTGACGTCCGCACCTGGTCCGAGGAGGCGGATGCGTTGAAGAGAGTCGTCTCTCCTGAAATGGCCACCCCGTCGAGCCTCTCGGTTATCTCGCGATAGGCGGCTATCTTTGCGGCCCTCAGGGCAAGGAGACGCTTCTGGGCATGCGAGAAACTTCCCTCAGGGGCGGCCCCCTCGCCCTTGACGGTCAGGACGCCTTTGACGAAGGCGTCCCTGGCCCCGTTTGTCTCTTCAGGGAAGGCGGCTTCGGTTGCCCTGGCCTCTGAAGGCGATGCCAGGATGGCAGCCAGCAGGCCGAAACAAATGGAAAGCAAAAGAAGCTTCTTCATGCGTCCCTCCCTTTTAATAGATTGCCGAACAAAAAAAATCTCATTCAGGCTGCTCAAAAAGCTCAAGATGCAAGGAGTCGAAAAATGAGGAATGAGGCGTACTTTTATTGTACGCCGGAGTGTACAATTTTGAGACGACGCAGCAGATCGGGCTTTTTCAGCAACCTGCTAATGCATGTTGAGACGGTACTTGAGAGTCCTCACCGCCATTATCGCCTCGGCGCCGTCAACGTACTCATCGGGCCTGAACTCTCCTGAGAGCGCGGTCTCCATGAGCCCCCGCGTGGTCACGCTCATGATGGCGTTATACCACGGCGATGAGGGCTCGACGTCCGGGAACGGCGAATTGCGGTGCCCGAGGAACGCCGTCGCGATCTTCTCGTCACCTGAAAGCTTTATGACGATGTCTTCGAGCGCCAGGGCCAGCTCCTTCCTTTTAAGGGGCTCTTCGGGCCTGAAGAGATACGCCCTCGTCGTCTCGTCGTATACGGGCTCAAGGCCCCTTACACCAAGCCGGACGAGCATCGAGACCTCCTCCTTCAAGGGGCTCCCCAGCATATCGGCGGGAATGAACCCCGCCTCTTTCGCCTTTACGGGTATCCGCCCCTCAAACAGTTTTTCGACCTTGAGCTCGTCTATGAGGAGCGCCGCCATCTCGACCCTGCTTACGGTATCCCTGAGCGCTATCTCCTTCCCGATATCGCCGAAGGTCACCCCGGAAAGGGCCCTTACGACCTTGTCCGTCCTTTTCCAGGCCTGGTCAGCCGGGCCGTGCCACTTGCCGTCGCTCCCGGAGTCGAGGACATGCTTGAACCTCTCCCCCGCCGGCTGGAACTCCCTCGCTTCGAGGTAGGCGGCGCCCATGAAGTAGTCCGCCGCTTCCCTGTCCCGGTAGAATGGAAGCCCCTGCCTTTCCTCCACCTTGAGCCCGGCTGCAGCCTTGTGCGACTTTTCCGCCTCCCTGAGCCAGTCCTTCTCCTTGAGTACCATAGCTACACGCATCTCCGCGAGCCTGACCGCGAAAGAATCATCGGGCGAGGAGGAAAGCTTCCTTGCCTTTTCGAGGCGCTCGTTTATCCTCTTGACGTCCGTCCGCCTGTATTCCTCGTCTTTCTGCGTGCCCGCCTTGATTGCCGCCGCTATCGCGGCGCCTGAGTGAGCTGGCGAGTACCTTTCGTCGCACCAGGATGCGCGGCTGAATTTCTCAAGGGCCGCGTCCGTCCTTCCCTTTTCCAGAAGCTCCATCCCGGCAAGATAATGGTGCATGGGGTTATCCTCGGGGGATGTGCACCTCATCTCGGGTTTCGAGCACCCGGACACGGCGAAAACGGCCATTGCAAGGAAAAGAGCGAACCAGCGCATCGGGCCTCCTATTGTTTAACCCTGATCAC encodes the following:
- a CDS encoding S-layer homology domain-containing protein; this translates as MRWFALFLAMAVFAVSGCSKPEMRCTSPEDNPMHHYLAGMELLEKGRTDAALEKFSRASWCDERYSPAHSGAAIAAAIKAGTQKDEEYRRTDVKRINERLEKARKLSSSPDDSFAVRLAEMRVAMVLKEKDWLREAEKSHKAAAGLKVEERQGLPFYRDREAADYFMGAAYLEAREFQPAGERFKHVLDSGSDGKWHGPADQAWKRTDKVVRALSGVTFGDIGKEIALRDTVSRVEMAALLIDELKVEKLFEGRIPVKAKEAGFIPADMLGSPLKEEVSMLVRLGVRGLEPVYDETTRAYLFRPEEPLKRKELALALEDIVIKLSGDEKIATAFLGHRNSPFPDVEPSSPWYNAIMSVTTRGLMETALSGEFRPDEYVDGAEAIMAVRTLKYRLNMH